One Mailhella massiliensis DNA segment encodes these proteins:
- a CDS encoding tripartite tricarboxylate transporter TctB family protein — MYRTHILSSLFSILFGIILLVWIIPTQTPEWPGYGMPASMLPNILAWIIIISASINLIKVFLTGYGKGQEAPLSPRMFAHLLGFVAILAAAMPLMSLCGYFIGGAIIMLTLCLLCGERNPIRLIIVAAATLLVIWAALWKGLSVLLPGM; from the coding sequence ATGTACCGCACCCATATTCTCTCGTCTCTGTTTTCCATTCTGTTCGGGATAATCCTGCTGGTATGGATCATCCCGACACAGACTCCTGAATGGCCCGGATACGGTATGCCGGCCTCCATGCTGCCCAATATTCTCGCATGGATCATCATCATATCCGCATCCATAAATCTTATTAAAGTCTTTCTTACCGGATACGGCAAAGGACAGGAAGCGCCTCTGTCTCCCCGGATGTTCGCACATCTTCTGGGTTTCGTCGCCATACTCGCGGCAGCTATGCCCCTCATGTCGCTCTGCGGTTACTTCATCGGCGGTGCCATCATCATGCTGACGCTTTGCCTGCTGTGCGGCGAGCGCAATCCTATACGCCTCATCATCGTAGCGGCAGCCACCCTTCTCGTCATCTGGGCGGCATTGTGGAAAGGACTCTCCGTCCTTCTTCCCGGCATGTAG
- a CDS encoding tripartite tricarboxylate transporter permease: MDIILSGFSDSLNWINVLYVILGVSIGIVVGCIPGLSGPIAIAMVIPLTYFMPTIGAIGFLVGINKGGCFGGSISAILLNTPGAPEAAATCFDGYPLAKQGKGLKAMKTALISSVFGDFFSTCLVILVAGAVAKYALKMGPAELLSVLILAMTLIAALEADNFFNGVISAALGILVACIGMEPVAGLPRFDFGIYQLESGLPIATLGVGLLAVAEIVRQCTACDDKECKFEDMLSVDYKDPKNDLSLREMISLIPTLIRSALIGSGIGACPGLGSTVACFLSYGVAEKSAKPGDKFRQGDIKGVCAPETANNAVVGAALIPLFTLGIPGSVAASLLVGAFIVHGITPGPLMFEEHGRTVYGVYGSMILGNIATLILGLISIRVFVKVLDIPKEVLYPVILFICLMGAYAMESDPFAVYVMAVFGFVGYMMRAVHFSIVTFIIGFVLGKSFEISLQQTLLTFNGDMSIMFTSPIALFFNLCTIAFVCWNSWSAVKKLKTSKNA, encoded by the coding sequence ATGGACATCATTCTTTCCGGGTTCAGCGATTCTTTGAACTGGATCAACGTACTCTACGTCATTCTCGGCGTATCCATCGGCATCGTGGTGGGATGCATCCCAGGCCTCTCCGGCCCCATAGCCATCGCCATGGTCATTCCCCTCACCTATTTCATGCCCACCATCGGTGCCATAGGTTTCCTTGTAGGTATCAACAAAGGCGGCTGTTTCGGAGGTTCCATCTCCGCCATTCTACTGAACACACCGGGTGCTCCAGAGGCTGCTGCAACATGTTTCGACGGCTATCCGCTGGCAAAACAGGGCAAAGGCCTCAAAGCCATGAAAACCGCCCTCATATCCTCCGTATTCGGCGACTTTTTCTCCACCTGTCTCGTCATTCTCGTAGCGGGAGCAGTGGCCAAGTATGCCCTTAAAATGGGACCGGCGGAACTTCTCTCCGTACTCATTCTCGCCATGACCCTTATTGCAGCTCTCGAAGCCGACAACTTCTTCAACGGCGTTATTTCCGCAGCTCTCGGTATTCTTGTTGCCTGCATAGGTATGGAACCCGTGGCCGGCCTGCCCCGTTTCGACTTCGGCATCTATCAGCTTGAATCGGGTCTGCCTATCGCCACTCTCGGCGTCGGCCTGCTGGCTGTAGCGGAAATTGTCCGACAGTGCACCGCCTGCGACGACAAGGAATGCAAGTTTGAGGACATGCTTTCAGTGGATTATAAGGATCCCAAAAATGATCTTTCCCTTCGGGAAATGATTTCCCTCATTCCCACGCTCATCCGTTCTGCATTGATCGGATCCGGTATCGGTGCGTGTCCGGGACTCGGCTCCACAGTGGCCTGTTTCCTTTCCTACGGAGTCGCTGAAAAATCCGCCAAACCCGGAGATAAGTTCCGCCAGGGCGACATCAAGGGGGTATGTGCCCCTGAAACGGCAAACAACGCTGTGGTCGGCGCTGCTCTCATTCCCCTGTTCACGCTGGGTATTCCCGGTTCCGTCGCGGCATCGCTGCTGGTCGGCGCATTCATCGTCCACGGCATCACGCCCGGCCCCCTCATGTTCGAGGAACATGGCCGCACGGTGTACGGCGTATACGGCAGTATGATACTCGGCAACATAGCCACACTTATCCTCGGCCTGATCAGTATCCGCGTATTTGTGAAAGTGCTGGACATACCCAAGGAAGTTCTCTACCCCGTCATACTGTTCATCTGCCTCATGGGAGCATACGCCATGGAAAGCGACCCCTTCGCAGTGTATGTGATGGCAGTTTTCGGCTTCGTGGGATACATGATGAGAGCTGTGCATTTTTCCATCGTCACCTTCATCATAGGCTTTGTCCTTGGCAAGTCCTTTGAAATCTCCCTGCAGCAGACACTTCTCACCTTCAACGGCGACATGAGCATCATGTTCACAAGTCCCATAGCGCTGTTCTTCAATCTCTGCACCATAGCCTTCGTGTGCTGGAACAGCTGGAGCGCCGTCAAGAAGCTGAAGACCTCCAAAAACGCCTAG
- a CDS encoding MFS transporter, with protein sequence MAAIMKLPLPGILALLSTGYALSFFQRVYPSVLAPDLMKAFSLDAASFSLISSATMLGYAVTQIPSGLLADVLGGRRTLALYQIFAGVFCILFTFCDGLVSAVACRFILGLTLASNVPSYKVLAASVPANRYAMYCSILTGCGIIGTMMASSPLVMLTELVGWRAALLMVGIFTLILGSTLWLLLDDKDITSASGTVSIQENIRTLKAGLRQVVRMKNFWLIFIWFMFIIGNMFVVVTTWWGSYLMQANELSRENTGLSILLMSCIPLPFMLLFPWLSDNVLHSRRVFLLVSALGQALLLGWICIHRETTFSFLELTVIGILFTLVTNCMGPISFTMMKESVPASALASACGFLNCSAPIAAAVLQGMFGSILTADLNAGLAPLPAYADAFMLLTAGSVVALVATLFMKDTL encoded by the coding sequence ATGGCCGCCATCATGAAACTGCCTCTGCCCGGAATCCTGGCGCTGCTCAGTACAGGATACGCACTAAGCTTCTTCCAGCGGGTGTATCCTTCCGTTCTGGCTCCTGATCTGATGAAAGCCTTCAGTCTCGACGCCGCTTCCTTCAGTCTCATCAGCTCCGCCACCATGCTGGGCTACGCCGTCACGCAGATTCCTTCCGGGCTCCTCGCGGATGTGCTGGGTGGCCGCAGAACTCTGGCGTTGTACCAGATTTTCGCAGGCGTGTTCTGTATTCTGTTCACCTTCTGTGACGGTCTTGTCTCCGCCGTAGCGTGCCGCTTCATACTCGGTCTCACGCTCGCCAGCAACGTACCTTCCTACAAGGTGCTTGCCGCCTCCGTTCCTGCCAACCGTTACGCCATGTACTGCAGCATTCTCACGGGCTGCGGCATCATAGGCACCATGATGGCATCCAGCCCCCTTGTGATGCTCACGGAACTGGTTGGATGGCGAGCGGCCCTGCTCATGGTGGGTATCTTCACCCTGATTCTCGGTTCGACCCTCTGGCTTCTGCTCGACGACAAAGACATCACCTCAGCCTCAGGCACCGTTTCCATACAGGAAAACATCCGTACACTTAAAGCTGGTCTTCGTCAGGTTGTACGGATGAAGAACTTCTGGCTCATTTTCATCTGGTTCATGTTCATCATCGGCAATATGTTCGTTGTCGTCACCACCTGGTGGGGCAGTTACCTCATGCAGGCAAACGAACTCAGCAGGGAAAACACAGGACTCAGCATTCTGCTTATGTCCTGCATCCCCCTGCCGTTCATGCTGCTTTTTCCCTGGCTTTCCGACAACGTCCTTCATTCCCGCAGAGTCTTTCTGCTGGTCTCAGCTCTCGGACAGGCTCTGCTGCTCGGCTGGATCTGCATCCACAGGGAAACCACCTTTTCCTTCCTGGAACTCACCGTCATCGGCATACTGTTTACTCTGGTTACCAACTGCATGGGGCCCATCAGCTTCACTATGATGAAGGAGAGCGTTCCCGCTTCCGCTCTGGCCTCCGCCTGTGGTTTTCTCAACTGCAGCGCCCCCATAGCGGCGGCCGTCCTCCAGGGGATGTTCGGCAGCATTCTCACCGCAGACCTGAACGCAGGACTTGCCCCGCTCCCTGCCTATGCCGATGCATTCATGCTTCTCACCGCAGGCAGCGTTGTCGCCCTTGTGGCTACGCTGTTCATGAAAGACACCCTGTAA
- a CDS encoding OsmC family protein, with amino-acid sequence MQLTVAYHRNGDVHTIETGGAALGNIVIDNTNVPADQRGGTAKQLLGSAALYCYAAALNAAMEARGLKYNSLDLTALMDVDANEKGQSRVLKITITANVGIDEEDLDTFDRVARVMKNGCLVTGSLHDGIEMEYKLNPVCDDD; translated from the coding sequence ATGCAGCTTACCGTCGCCTATCACAGAAACGGGGATGTCCACACCATTGAAACCGGTGGCGCAGCCCTCGGCAACATCGTCATCGACAACACCAACGTGCCCGCCGATCAGCGCGGCGGCACGGCCAAGCAGCTTCTCGGTTCCGCGGCTCTGTACTGCTACGCCGCGGCCCTCAACGCCGCCATGGAAGCCAGAGGCCTCAAATACAACAGTCTCGACCTCACCGCCCTCATGGATGTGGACGCCAACGAAAAGGGCCAGAGCCGCGTTCTGAAGATCACCATTACCGCCAACGTGGGCATCGATGAAGAGGACCTCGACACCTTCGACCGCGTGGCCCGCGTCATGAAGAACGGCTGCCTCGTCACCGGTTCCCTCCATGACGGCATAGAAATGGAATACAAGCTCAATCCCGTCTGCGACGACGACTGA
- the lpdA gene encoding dihydrolipoyl dehydrogenase — protein MRITVIGAGPGGYTAAFNAAKRGADVTLVESTRLGGTCLNCGCIPTKTLKSSAEALETIRRAGEFGISCEGAPSVDMPSVIARKRKVSETLRGGLEKTCRKLKVNVVMGRGRVVSANLVQATLADGTVQDIEGDRVIIATGSNVLNLPSLPVDGRYILSSNEALELDHVPARLIIVGGGVVGTELAFIFRAFGSEVTIVEGQNRLLPVPSVDEEMSRLLLREAKKKGIKVELARTVNATKVEDGRVFADLGPSPFLAPELVPASAKKPVTLEADCIFMTIGRVPVTDGLGLAEAGVATDKRGYITVNDQLETSVPGIYAIGDILGPARIMLAHMASAEAHVAVANIFGASEKPNYDVVPSGIFSSPEIGDVGLTEAQAKAKGFDVVTSEFQFRELGKAQAMGELPGVFKLVADKESGRLLGAHFAGAHATDLIAECALALEMGAKVSDISRTIHAHPTLAEGVMEAAAGISL, from the coding sequence ATGCGCATCACCGTCATCGGTGCAGGCCCCGGCGGCTACACGGCCGCCTTCAACGCCGCAAAACGCGGTGCGGACGTCACCCTCGTGGAATCCACCCGGCTCGGCGGCACCTGTCTCAACTGCGGCTGCATTCCCACCAAAACCCTGAAATCCTCGGCAGAAGCGCTGGAAACCATCCGCCGCGCCGGAGAATTCGGCATTTCCTGCGAAGGCGCCCCTTCCGTGGACATGCCCTCCGTCATCGCCAGAAAGCGCAAGGTTTCCGAAACCCTGCGCGGGGGCCTCGAAAAGACCTGCCGGAAGCTGAAGGTCAACGTGGTCATGGGCCGCGGCCGCGTGGTAAGCGCAAACCTCGTGCAGGCCACCCTTGCCGACGGCACGGTTCAGGACATCGAAGGCGACAGGGTCATCATCGCCACCGGCTCCAACGTGCTGAATCTCCCCTCCCTGCCCGTGGACGGCAGGTATATTCTTTCCAGCAATGAAGCTCTGGAACTCGACCATGTGCCCGCGCGCCTCATCATCGTGGGCGGCGGCGTGGTCGGCACGGAACTGGCCTTCATCTTCCGCGCCTTCGGCAGCGAAGTGACCATCGTGGAAGGGCAGAACCGCCTTCTGCCCGTGCCCTCCGTGGACGAGGAAATGAGCAGGCTCCTCCTGCGCGAAGCCAAGAAGAAAGGCATCAAGGTGGAACTCGCCCGTACCGTGAACGCCACGAAGGTGGAAGACGGCAGGGTCTTTGCCGACCTCGGCCCCTCTCCCTTCCTCGCTCCCGAGCTTGTGCCCGCCTCCGCCAAAAAGCCCGTCACCCTTGAGGCCGACTGCATCTTCATGACCATCGGCCGCGTGCCCGTGACCGACGGCCTCGGCCTTGCCGAAGCGGGAGTCGCCACCGACAAGCGCGGCTACATCACCGTGAACGACCAGCTCGAAACCTCCGTGCCCGGCATCTACGCCATCGGCGACATTCTCGGCCCCGCGCGCATCATGCTGGCGCACATGGCCTCTGCCGAAGCGCATGTGGCCGTGGCCAACATCTTCGGCGCGAGCGAAAAGCCCAATTACGACGTGGTTCCCTCCGGCATCTTCAGCTCGCCGGAAATCGGCGACGTGGGCCTTACCGAAGCGCAGGCCAAGGCCAAGGGCTTCGACGTCGTCACCTCGGAATTCCAGTTCCGGGAACTGGGCAAGGCGCAGGCCATGGGCGAACTGCCCGGCGTGTTCAAGCTGGTGGCGGACAAGGAAAGCGGCAGGCTCCTCGGCGCGCACTTTGCCGGCGCCCATGCCACGGACCTCATTGCCGAATGCGCCCTCGCCCTTGAGATGGGAGCGAAGGTTTCCGACATCTCCCGCACCATCCACGCCCACCCCACGCTGGCCGAAGGCGTGATGGAAGCCGCCGCAGGCATAAGTCTATAA
- a CDS encoding rhodanese family protein: protein MLPTISPRNAFDMLQKGEARLVDIRESSEYAENFIPEARLVPLSIAENYPLKDADAPEKPVIFFCRSGNRTDKNADLLARLAGDTQAWQMEGGLSGWKKEGLPVKTGRAQFPLFRQIQIGAGALVLLGLLGGLVWSPMVWLSAFVGAGLVFAGVTGFCGLGLLLARMPWNRR from the coding sequence ATGCTGCCTACCATTTCTCCGCGCAACGCCTTCGATATGCTGCAAAAAGGGGAAGCCCGGCTCGTCGATATACGGGAAAGTTCCGAATATGCCGAAAATTTCATCCCCGAAGCCCGCCTCGTGCCGCTTTCCATTGCCGAAAACTATCCGCTCAAGGATGCGGACGCGCCTGAAAAACCCGTGATCTTCTTCTGCCGTTCCGGGAACCGGACGGACAAGAATGCCGATCTGCTTGCCCGTCTTGCCGGGGATACCCAGGCCTGGCAGATGGAAGGCGGTCTTTCCGGGTGGAAAAAGGAAGGCCTGCCCGTAAAGACGGGGCGCGCTCAGTTCCCGCTTTTCCGTCAGATACAGATAGGCGCGGGCGCTCTGGTGCTACTCGGCCTCCTGGGCGGCCTTGTCTGGTCCCCCATGGTGTGGCTTTCCGCCTTCGTGGGAGCGGGTCTCGTGTTTGCCGGTGTCACCGGTTTCTGCGGTCTCGGCCTTCTGCTCGCACGTATGCCGTGGAACAGACGCTGA
- a CDS encoding alanine/glycine:cation symporter family protein, which produces MEFIGQIVDAVNSVLWGWLLLFLLCGTGIFYTVRLRFIQLRRLPHAFRRLFSNISLNGESADHTGMSSFQALATAVAAQVGTGNIAGAATAIAAGGPGAIFWMWLSAFFGMATNYAEAVLAQKYKSTNERGETVGGPAYYIRAAFTGTFGKTLAAFFSVAIILALGFMGNMVQSNSIGAAFSTAFGISPVLVGVVVALISAAIFIGGAKRIAWVMEKLVPLMALLYVGGCLIIIFANISALPGAFKTIFVMAFDPQSAGGGALGITVREAMRYGVARGLFSNEAGMGSTPHAHALAKVAHPDDQGMMAMMGVFIDTFVVLTCTALVIVITGVWNSGITGTELAQTAFDTVFGSFGNIYIAICLFFFAFSTIIGWYFFGEANVKALFGAKYVKIYAAIVVLFIVIGSGLKVNLVWNMSDMFNGLMVLPNLIGLLALSGVVVAIAKSKKE; this is translated from the coding sequence ATGGAATTCATCGGTCAGATAGTGGACGCGGTCAACAGCGTACTGTGGGGGTGGCTTCTTCTCTTTCTTCTCTGCGGTACCGGTATCTTCTATACCGTCCGTCTGCGCTTCATCCAGCTTCGCAGGCTTCCTCACGCCTTCCGTCGCCTGTTCAGCAACATTTCCCTGAACGGCGAAAGCGCCGACCATACCGGCATGAGCTCCTTCCAGGCTCTGGCCACCGCCGTTGCCGCACAGGTGGGCACGGGCAACATCGCCGGGGCGGCCACCGCCATCGCCGCAGGCGGGCCGGGCGCCATCTTCTGGATGTGGCTCAGCGCCTTCTTCGGCATGGCCACCAACTATGCGGAAGCCGTGCTGGCCCAGAAGTACAAGAGCACCAACGAACGCGGCGAAACCGTCGGCGGCCCCGCCTACTACATCCGCGCCGCCTTCACGGGCACGTTCGGCAAGACGCTCGCCGCCTTCTTCTCCGTGGCCATCATTCTCGCCCTCGGCTTCATGGGCAACATGGTGCAGTCCAACTCCATAGGCGCGGCCTTCAGCACGGCCTTCGGCATATCTCCCGTGCTTGTGGGCGTGGTTGTGGCCCTCATTTCCGCCGCCATCTTCATCGGCGGCGCGAAGCGCATCGCCTGGGTCATGGAAAAGCTCGTGCCCCTCATGGCGCTGCTTTATGTCGGCGGATGTCTCATCATCATTTTCGCCAACATTTCCGCCCTGCCCGGCGCGTTCAAAACCATCTTCGTCATGGCCTTCGATCCCCAGTCCGCGGGCGGCGGCGCTCTCGGCATCACCGTGCGTGAAGCCATGCGCTACGGCGTGGCCCGCGGCCTCTTCTCCAACGAAGCCGGTATGGGTTCCACCCCCCATGCCCACGCACTGGCCAAGGTGGCCCATCCCGACGACCAGGGCATGATGGCCATGATGGGCGTGTTCATCGATACCTTCGTAGTGCTCACCTGCACGGCCCTCGTCATCGTGATCACCGGCGTATGGAACTCGGGCATCACCGGCACGGAGCTCGCCCAGACGGCCTTCGACACGGTGTTCGGTTCCTTCGGCAACATCTACATCGCCATCTGCCTGTTCTTCTTCGCCTTCTCCACCATCATCGGCTGGTACTTCTTCGGCGAGGCCAACGTCAAGGCGCTCTTCGGCGCAAAGTATGTGAAAATCTACGCCGCCATTGTCGTGCTGTTCATCGTGATCGGTTCCGGCCTCAAGGTGAACCTCGTGTGGAACATGTCCGACATGTTCAACGGCCTCATGGTTCTGCCCAACCTCATCGGCCTGCTGGCCCTCTCCGGCGTGGTCGTCGCCATTGCGAAAAGTAAAAAGGAATAG